One part of the Arabidopsis thaliana chromosome 1 sequence genome encodes these proteins:
- the TIL1 gene encoding DNA polymerase epsilon catalytic subunit (TILTED 1 (TIL1); FUNCTIONS IN: DNA-directed DNA polymerase activity, DNA binding, nucleotide binding, zinc ion binding, nucleic acid binding; INVOLVED IN: positive regulation of S phase of mitotic cell cycle, negative regulation of long-day photoperiodism, flowering, embryo development ending in seed dormancy; LOCATED IN: apoplast, epsilon DNA polymerase complex; EXPRESSED IN: 19 plant structures; EXPRESSED DURING: 12 growth stages; CONTAINS InterPro DOMAIN/s: DNA polymerase, family B (InterPro:IPR022762), DNA-directed DNA polymerase, family B, exonuclease domain (InterPro:IPR006133), Domain of unknown function DUF1744 (InterPro:IPR013697), Polynucleotidyl transferase, ribonuclease H fold (InterPro:IPR012337), DNA-directed DNA polymerase, family B, conserved region (InterPro:IPR006134); BEST Arabidopsis thaliana protein match is: DNA polymerase epsilon catalytic subunit (TAIR:AT2G27120.1); Has 2011 Blast hits to 1700 proteins in 652 species: Archae - 331; Bacteria - 603; Metazoa - 305; Fungi - 291; Plants - 83; Viruses - 58; Other Eukaryotes - 340 (source: NCBI BLink).), giving the protein MSGDNRRRDRKDTRWSKKPKVVNTAEDELESKLGFGLFSEGETRLGWLLTFSSSSWEDRDTGKVYSCVDLYFVTQDGFSFKTKYKFRPYFYAATKDKMELELEAYLRRRYERQVADIEIVEKEDLDLKNHLSGLQKKYLKISFDTVQQLMEVKRDLLHIVERNQAKFDALEAYESILAGKREQRPQDCLDSIVDLREYDVPYHVRFAIDNDVRSGQWYNVSISSTDVILEKRTDLLQRAEVRVCAFDIETTKLPLKFPDAEYDQIMMISYMVDGQGFLIINRECVGEDVEDLEYTPKPEFEGYFKVTNVKNEVELLQRWFYHMQELKPGIYVTYNGDFFDWPFIERRASHHGIKMNEELGFRCDQNQGECRAKFACHLDCFAWVKRDSYLPQGSHGLKAVTKAKLGYDPLEVNPEDMVRFAMEKPQTMASYSVSDAVATYYLYMTYVNPFIFSLATIIPMVPDEVLRKGSGTLCEMLLMVEAYKANVVCPNKNQADPEKFYQNQLLESETYIGGHVECLESGVFRSDIPTSFKLDSSAYQQLIDNLGRDLEYAITVEGKMRMDSISNYDEVKDEIKEKLEKLRDDPIREEGPLIYHLDVAAMYPNIILTNRLQPPSIVTDEICTACDFNRPGKTCLRKLEWVWRGVTFMGKKSDYYHLKKQIESEFVDAGANIMSSKSFLDLPKVDQQSKLKERLKKYCQKAYKRVLDKPITEVREAGICMRENPFYVDTVRSFRDRRYEYKTLNKVWKGKLSEAKASGNSIKIQEAQDMVVVYDSLQLAHKCILNSFYGYVMRKGARWYSMEMAGVVTYTGAKIIQNARLLIERIGKPLELDTDGIWCCLPGSFPENFTFKTIDMKKLTISYPCVMLNVDVAKNNTNDQYQTLVDPVRKTYKSHSECSIEFEVDGPYKAMIIPASKEEGILIKKRYAVFNHDGTLAELKGFEIKRRGELKLIKVFQAELFDKFLHGSTLEECYSAVAAVADRWLDLLDNQGKDIADSELLDYISESSTMSKSLADYGEQKSCAVTTAKRLAEFLGVTMVKDKGLRCQYIVACEPKGTPVSERAVPVAIFTTNPEVMKFHLRKWCKTSSDVGIRLIIDWSYYKQRLSSAIQKVITIPAAMQKVANPVPRVLHPDWLHKKVREKDDKFRQRKLVDMFSSANKDVVLDTDLPVTKDNVEDIEDFCKENRPSVKGPKPIARSYEVNKKQSECEQQESWDTEFHDISFQNIDKSVNYQGWLELKKRKWKVTLEKKKKRRLGDLRSSNQVDTHEINQKVGQGRGGVGSYFRRPEEALTSSHWQIIQLVPSPQSGQFFAWVVVEGLMLKIPLSIPRVFYINSKVPIDEYFQGKCVNKILPHGRPCYSLTEVKIQEDQFKKESKKRAALLADPGVEGIYETKVPLEFSAICQIGCVCKIDNKAKHRNTQDGWEVGELHMKTTTECHYLKRSIPLVYLYNSTSTGRAIYVLYCHVSKLMSAVVVDPFNGNELLPSALERQFRDSCLELSLDSLSWDGIRFQVHYVDHPEAAKKIIQRAISEYREENCGPTVAVIECPDFTFMKEGIKALDDFPCVRIPFNDDDNSYQPVSWQRPAAKIAMFRCAAAFQWLDRRITQSRYAHVPLGNFGLDWLTFTIDIFLSRALRDQQQVLWVSDNGVPDLGGINNEEAFFADEVQQTSLVFPGAYRKVSVELKIHNLAVNALLKSNLVNEMEGGGFMGFEQDVNPRGINSNDNTSFDETTGCAQAFRVLKQLIHSCLTDVRKSKNIYADSILQRLSWWLCSPSSKLHDPALHLMLHKVMQKVFALLLTDLRRLGAIIIYADFSKVIIDTVKFDLSAAKAYCESLLSTVRNSDIFEWILLEPVHYWHSLLFMDQYNYAGIRADDEISLDEVTIEPKWSVARHLPEYIERDFIIIIAKFIFDPWKFAIENKKGSSESLEAQMIEYLREQIGSTFINMLVKKVDDIMSHMKEINVSDASRVSGQAPKGDYSLEFIQVISAVLALDQNVQQDVLVMRKSLLKYIKVKECAAEAEFLDPGPSFILPNVACSNCDAYRDLDICRDPALLTEKEWSCADTQCGKIYDREQMESSLLEMVRQRERMYHMQDVVCIRCNQVKAAHLTEQCECSGSFRCKESGSEFSKRMEIFMDIAKRQKFRLLEEYISWIIYGPSY; this is encoded by the exons ATGAGCGGAGATAATCGAAGACGGGATCGAAAGGATACGCGGTGGTCGAAGAAGCCTAAGGTAGTGAACACTGCGGAAGATGAACTCGAATCTAAACTCGGATTTGGGCTTTTCTCTGAAGGTGAAACCCGACTTGGGTGGTTACTCACATTCTCATCG TCATCTTGGGAAGATCGCGATACTGGGAAAGTCTATAGTTGTGTGGACCTTTACTTTGTTACTCAG GACGGCTTTTCTTTCAAGACAAAGTACAAGTTCCGTCCTTACTTTTATGCAGCCACGAAA GACAAAATGGAATTGGAACTCGAAGCCTACTTGAGACGCCGATATGAAAGACAAGTTGCTGATATTGAGAttgttgaaaaagaagatcttGATCTT AAAAATCATCTATCTGGCCTGCAAAAAAAATAcctaaaaatatcatttgatACTGTGCAACAATTGATGGAAGTCAAGCGGGATTTGTTACATATTGTCGAACGAAACCAGGCAAAATTTGATGCACTTGAAGCATACGAATCCATATTGGCTGGAAAACG AGAACAACGTCCTCAAGATTGCTTAGACTCTATCGTGGACCTCCGCGAGTACGATGTACCTTATCATGTTCGATTTGCAATTGATAATG ATGTGCGGAGTGGGCAATGGTACAATGTCAGTATTTCCAGCACCGATGTCATATTGGAGAAGAGGACAGATCTTCTTCAACGCGCAGAAGTCCGTGTTTGTGCCTTCGATATAGAGACAACAAAGCTTCCGTTGAAGTTTCCTGATGCTGAATATGATCAAATTATGATGATATCCTACATGGTCGATGGGCAAGGTTTTCTAATTATTAACAGAGAG TGTGTTGGCGAAGATGTAGAAGATCTGGAATATACACCAAAACCAGAATTTGAAGGGTATTTCAAAGTTACTAATGTTAAAAATGAG GTTGAACTCCTCCAAAGATGGTTTTACCATATGCAAGAGTTGAAACCCGGTATTTATGTTACATACAACGGTGACTTTTTTGACTGGCCATTTATAGAACGGAGAGCATCTCATCATGGGATAAAAATGAATGAG GAATTGGGATTCCGTTGTGATCAGAATCAAGGTGAATGTCGAGCTAAATTCGCTTGTCATTTGGATTGTTTTGCTTGGGTTAAACGTGATAGCTATCTTCCTCAGGGAAGCCATGGTCTGAAG GCTGTTACAAAGGCAAAACTAGGTTATGATCCACTGGAAGTGAACCCAGAGGACATGGTTCGGTTTGCGATGGAAAAGCCCCAG ACAATGGCCTCCTACTCTGTCTCTGATGCTGTTGCAACTTATTACCTATACATGACATATGTCAATccattcattttttctctcgCAACTATCATCCCAATGGTCCCTGATGAGGTTTTACGTAAAGGGAGTGGCACCCTTTGTGAAATGCTTCTGATGGTTGAG GCTTACAAGGCAAATGTTGTATGTCCCAACAAAAATCAAGCTGACCCTGAGAAATTCTACCAAAATCAACTTCTTGAAAGTGAGACATATATTGGTGGTCATGTAGAGTGCCTTGAAAGTGGTGTTTTCAGATCTGACATTCCAACCAGTTTTAAACTCGATTCATCGGCATACCAG CAACTGATCGATAACCTTGGTCGTGATCTGGAATATGCTATCACTGTAGAAGGAAAAATGAGAATGGATTCAATTTCCAATTATGATGAAGTGAAGGACGAAATCAAGGAGAAG CTTGAGAAGTTACGAGATGACCCTATACGGGAAGAGGGGCCTCTTATTTATCACCTTGATGTCGCAGCCATGTATCCAAATATCATCTTAACAAACAGGCTTCAG CCACCATCAATAGTTACGGATGAGATTTGCACAGCATGTGATTTCAACCGCCCGGGAAAGACCTGTCTTAGAAAACTTGAATGGGTTTGGCGTGGTGTGACATTCATGGGAAAGAAAAG TGATTATTACCATTTGAAGAAGCAGATTGAGTCTGAATTTGTTGATGCTGGTGCAAATATAATGTCTTCAAAATCGTTCCTTGATCTGCCAAAGGTGGATCAACAATCTAAGCTAAAAGAAcgactaaaaaaatattgtcaaAAG GCTTATAAACGAGTACTTGACAAGCCAATTACTGAAGTTCGTGAAGCTGGGATATGCATGAGAGAAAACCCTTTCTATGTGGATACTGTTCGGAG CTTTCGAGATAGGAGGTATGAATACAAAACACTTAACAAGGTCTGGAAGGGAAAATTGTCAGAGGCCAAGGCAAGTGGTAATTCAATCAAGATCCAGGAAGCACAG GACATGGTAGTGGTTTACGATTCCTTGCAGCTAGCTCATAAGTGTATACTTAATTCCTTCTATGGATATGTCATGCGAAA GGGTGCAAGATGGTATTCCATGGAAATGGCTGGTGTAGTTACCTATACTGGAGCCAAAATCATACAGAATGCCCGTTTGCTTATTGAGCGAATTGGGAAACCACTTGAGTTGGATACAGATGGTATATGGTGTTGTCTCCCTGGATCTTTTCCTGAGAACtttacttttaaaacaat AGACATGAAGAAACTCACCATCTCGTATCCTTGTGTTATGCTTAATGTTGATGTGGCAAAGAATAATACAAATGATCAATATCAG ACTCTTGTAGATCCTGTACGCAAGACATATAAATCACATAGTGAATGCTCAATTGAATTTGAAGTAGATGGACCGTACAAG GCAATGATTATTCCTGCAtcgaaagaagaaggaatcttAATCAAGAAGCGTTATGCTGTTTTCAATCATGATGGAACCTTAGCAGAACTCAAGGGGTTTGAGATCAAGCGTAGAGGGGAGCTGAAACTCATTAAAGTTTTCCAG GCCGAGCTTTTTGACAAATTTCTCCATGGATCAACTCTTGAAGAGTGTTATTCTGCTGTTGCAGCGGTTGCTGATCGATGGCTTGACCTACTCGAT AATCAAGGAAAAGATATTGCCGATAGTGAACTGCTAGATTATATATCAGAATCAAGCACAATGAGCAAATCGTTAGCAGATTATGGTGAGCAAAAGTCATGTGCAGTGACCACAGCAAAACGCCTGGCTGAATTTCTTGGTGTTACAATGGTCAAAGATAAAGGACTACGTTGCCAGTACATTGTTGCTTGTGAACCAAAG GGTACACCGGTAAGCGAACGTGCTGTTCCTGTTGCCATATTTACAACAAATCCGG AAGTTATGAAGTTTCATTTGCGAAAATGGTGCAAGACATCATCAGATGTCGGAATTCGTCTGATTATTGACTGGTCGTATTACAAGCAGCGCCTTAGTTCAGCTATCCAAAAAGTTATTACCATTCCTGCTGCAATGCAGAAG GTGGCAAATCCCGTGCCTAGGGTGCTTCATCCTGACTGGCTCCATAAAAAGGTCCGTGAGAAAGACGACAAATTTCGCCAGAGAAAACTAGTTGATATGTTCAGCTCAGCAAATAAAGATGTTGTGTTGGACACAGATCTTCCGGTGACTAAAGATAATGTGGAAGATATTGAGGATTTTTGCAAAGAAAATAGGCCTTCCGTCAAAGGGCCAAAGCCAATTGCGCGTTCCTATGAAGTCAATAAAAAACAGTCTGAATGTGAGCAGCAAGAGAGCTGGGATACAGAGTTCCATGATATCTCATTTCAGAACATTGACAAGAGCGTAAACTACCAAGGATGGCTTGAactgaaaaagagaaaatggaaaGTAACtctagagaagaagaaaaaacgaag GTTGGGTGATCTAAGATCTTCAAACCAGGTTGATACTCACGAGATAAATCAAAAAGTCGGTCAGGGAAGAGGAGGTGTGGGTTCATACTTTAGGAGGCCTGAAGAAGCTTTGACTAGTTCACATTGGCAG ATAATACAGCTGGTCCCAAGTCCACAGAGCGGACAATTTTTTGCTTGGGTGGTTGTGGAAGGGTTGATGCTTAAGATCCCATTGTCGATCCCAAGGGTGTTTTACATTAATTCCAAAGTTCCTATAGATGAATATTTCCAAGGAAAGTGTGTCAACAAGATTCTTCCTCATGGAAGGCCTTGTTATAGTTTGACTGAG gtcaagattcaagaagatcaatttaaaaaagaaagtaaaaagcGTGCAGCTCTTCTTGCAGACCCTGGAGTTGAG GGCATATATGAAACTAAGGTGCCTCTGGAGTTTAGTGCTATATGTCAGATTGGATGTGTATGCAAAATTGATAACAAAGCCAAGCACCGTAACACCCAAGATGGATGGGAAGTTGGTGAACTTCACATGAAAACTACAACTGAGTGTCACTACTTGAAGCGTTCAATTCCACTTGTTTACTTGTATAACAG CACCTCAACAGGGCGtgctatatatgttttatattgtCATGTATCGAAGCTTATGTCTGCCGTTGTAGTTGATCCTTTTAACGGCAATGAATTATTACCATCTGCCTTAGAGAGACAGTTTAGAGATAGTTGCCTAGAATTATCACTTGATTCATTGTCTTGGGATGGTATCCGTTTCCAG GTGCACTACGTTGACCATCCCGAAGCTGCCAAGAAGATAATACAAAGAGCAATAAGTGAATACAG agaagaaaattgtGGACCAACTGTTGCTGTCATTGAATGCCCTGACTTTACCTTCATGAAGGAAGGTATTAAGGCCCTAGATGATTTCCCATGTGTGAGGATTCCCTTCAACGACGATGACAATAGTTATCAG CCTGTCTCCTGGCAACGTCCAGCTGCAAAAATAGCAATGTTCCGTTGTGCTGCAGCATTTCAGTGGTTGGATCGGAGGATTACCCAATCAAGATACGCCCAT GTGCCTCTGGGGAATTTTGGACTTGATTGGCTAACATTCACAATAGATATCTTCCTATCCAGGGCACTCCGTGACCAGCAACAG GTCCTTTGGGTGTCAGATAATGGTGTTCCAGACCTTGGAGGTATAAACAATGAAGAGGCATTCTTTGCCGATGAG GTGCAACAGACAAGTTTAGTATTCCCTGGAGCGTATAGAAAAGTGTCTGTGGAGTTAAAg ATCCATAACTTGGCTGTTAATGCCCTTCTGAAAAGCAACCTGGTGAATGAAATGGAAGGAGGCGGTTTTATGGGATTTGAACAGGATGTGAATCCTAGAGGAATTAATTCAAACGATAACACCAGTTTTGATGAGACCACTGGATGTGCTCAAGCATTTCGTGTCCTGAAACAGTTGATTCATAGTTGCTTGACTGATGTGCgtaaatctaaaaatatatatgctgATTCCATTTTGCAACGTTTGTCTTGGTGGCTCTGCAG CCCTTCCTCGAAGCTCCATGATCCAGCTCTTCATCTCATGCTTCACAAG GTCATGCAAAAGGTGTTTGCACTGCTATTGACTGATTTGCGGAGATTAGGTGCTATAATAATATATGCAGACTTCTCAAAGGTCATTATCGACACAGTGAAATTTGATCTATCTGCAGCTAAGGCTTATTGTGAAAGCTTGCTATCAACGGTGCGGAATAG TGATATCTTTGAGTGGATATTGCTCGAGCCGGTTCACTACTGGCACTCATTACTTTTCATGGACCAG TATAACTACGCTGGTATCCGAGCCGATGATGAAATTTCACTTGACGAAGTGACTATTGAACCAAAGTGGAGTGTTGCACGACATTTACCTGAGTATATTGAG AGGGATTTCATTATAATCATTGCCAAGTTTATATTTGACCCCTGGAAATTTGcgatagaaaataaaaagggcAGTTCAGAGAGTTTAGAGGCACAGATGATAGAATATCTAAGAGAACAG ATTGGATCAACCTTCATAAATATGCTTGTCAAAAAGGTTGATGATATCATGTCACACATGAAGGAGATAAATGTTTCAGATGCATCTCGGGTTTCTGGTCAAGCTCCCAAAGGAGATTACTCGTTGGAATTTATACAGGTTATCTCTGCTGTTCTGGCTCTTGACCAAAACGTCCAGCAAGATGTTCTG GTAATGAGAAAGAGTCTGTTGAAGTACATTAAAGTAAAAGAGTGTGCTGCTGAAGCCGAATTTCTTGATCCTGGGCCATCCTTCATCTTACCTAATGTAGCTTGCAG CAACTGTGATGCCTACAGAGACCTAGATATATGCAGAGACCCAGCACTGTTAACAGAGAAAGAATGGTCATGTGCGGATACACAATGTGGGAAGATATATGACAGAGAGCAGATGGAGAGTAGCCTTCTAGAGATGGtgagacagagagaaagaatgtACCATATGCAGGATGTAGTGTGCATTAGGTGCAATCAGGTGAAAGCGGCTCATTTGACAGAGCAGTGTGAGTGTTCTGGTTCCTTTAGATGCAAGGAGAGTGGGTCAGAGTTCAGCAAGAGGATGGAGATATTCATGGATATAGCAAAGCGCCAGAAGTTTAGACTGTTAGAAGAATACATCTCTTGGATCATATATGGCCCTAgctattaa